From a single Brassica oleracea var. oleracea cultivar TO1000 chromosome C5, BOL, whole genome shotgun sequence genomic region:
- the LOC106292550 gene encoding uncharacterized protein LOC106292550 gives MDGGVLEIHDEMRRVTDRFYVAVLLDIFTRYCKRRFGLDLKETTKDEHVAVYWAKEFNLLAHLCFLTVMIGIVQVPAVVERMRRVQPDADMRLGLGIICLSISLSFSAYLRWFVVA, from the coding sequence ATGGATGGAGGAGTTCTTGAGATACATGACGAGATGCGCCGAGTAACCGACCGTTTCTACGTAGCAGTCTTGCTCGACATTTTCACAAGATACTGCAAACGACGCTTTGGTCTGGACCTTAAGGAAACGACGAAGGACGAGCACGTGGCAGTCTACTGGGCGAAGGAGTTCAACCTGTTAGCTCATTTATGTTTTCTGACTGTGATGATCGGAATCGTTCAAGTGCCGGCGGTGGTGGAGCGGATGAGAAGAGTGCAACCAGACGCAGACATGAGGTTGGGGCTCGGGATCATCTGCTTGTCCATCTCCTTGTCTTTCTCGGCTTATCTTCGCTGGTTCGTTGTCGCATGA